CGCCTGCAGTTGCCGGCTGCTGCGCTTCTCGCCCGGATAGCCCTGGAAGATCAGACCCGAGACGCGCGCGATCTCGCGAAAGCGCCGCTGCGCCAGCTCGCCCGCATTGAGCGAGGCCAGCACTTCGTGCAGCAGCACGGTGCGCGCATCGGTGTCACCCTCGCTCTCCGGCAGGCGCAGCACCTGCGGCAGCAGCGCGGGCCAGTCGACCTCGGTCGCGCTCAGCAGCTCGAAGCCATAGTCGTTGACCGCGATGGAGAAGGTGCGCGCCTCGTGCTGCGCCACGCGCCAGGCCAGCAGGCTCGCAAGCCCCAGATGCACATGCCGGCCGGCGAAGGGATAGAGAAAGAGATGCGAGCCCTCGCGCGTCTTGAGCGTCTCGGCCAGCAGCGTCTGCGGGGTGGGGAGCGCGGACCATTGCTGCTGGATCTCCAGCAGCGGTCGCACGCATTGCAGCTCGGGCGAGTCGTAGTGCCCCTCGCCCGCCAGCGCGAGCTGCTGCACCACCGCATCGGCCAGCGTGTTCGACAGCGGCATGCGTCCGCCGTTCCAGCGCGGCACCGCGGCGCGCTTGCCTGTGGCGCGCCGTACCCAGGCGGTCATGTCGTGGATGCGCACGAGTTCGAGCAAGCGGCCACCGAACAGGAAGCAGTCGCCCGGCTTCATGCGCGCGACGAAACCCTCTTCGACATTGCCGATCTTCGAGCCGCCCAGGTACTGCACCGCCATGCTCGCATCGCTCACGATGGTGCCGATGTTCATGCGATGGCGCCGCGCGAGCCGCGCATCGGGCACGCGCCACACGCCTTCCGCATCGGGCACGGCGCGCTTGTAGTCGGGGTAGACCGCGAGCGACTGGCCGCCCTGCGAGACGAAGTCGAGGCACCACTGCCAGCTCTCGCGCGAGAGCGTTTCATACGCCACGGTGCCGCGCACCTCGTCGTACAGATCGTCGGGCACGAAGCCGCCACCGAGCGCCACGGTCACCAGGTGCTGCACCAGCACGTCGAGCGGCTGGTCGGGTGAATGCCGCGCCTCGATGTGGCCCTCCGCAATCGCCGTGCGCGCGGCCGCCCCCTCCACCATCTCGATGCTGTGCGTGGGCACGAGCGTGATGCGCGACGGCCGCCCCGGCGCATGGCCCGAGCGGCCCGCGCGCTGCAGCAGCCGCGCCACGCCCTTGGGCGAGCCGATCTGCAGCACGCGCTCGACCGGCAGGAAGTCCACGCCCAGGTCCAGGCTCGAGGTGCACACCACCGCCTTGAGTTCGCCACTCTTCAAGCCCAACTCGACCCATTCGCGCACCGCGCGGTCGAGGGAGCCGTGGTGCAGCGCAATGGTGCCGGCCCATTCGGGCTTGGCTTCGAGCATCGCCTGGTACCAGATCTCGGCCTGCGACCGCGTGTTGGTGAAGACCAGTGTGGTGCTGCTCGCGGCGATCTCCTCGATCACCTGCGGCAGCATCGTGAGGCCCAGGTGCCCGCCCCACGGAAAGCGTTCGGCGCGGCCGGGCAGCAGCGAATCGATGACGAGCTTCTTCGGCACCTGGCCCTGCACGAGCACGCCCTCGTCGTGGCCCAGCAGTGAATGCATCGCCTCCTGCAGATTGCCGAGCGTGGCGGACATGCCCCAGATCGCAAGACCCGGGTTCCACCGCTTGAGCCGCGCGAGCGCGAGCTGCACCTGCACGCCGCGCTTGTTGCCGAGCAGCTCATGCCACTCGTCGACCACGACCATCTTCACGCGGCCCAGCACCTGGCTCGCATCGGCACGCGCGAGCAGCAGCGACAGGCTTTCTGGCGTGGTGACGAGCACGGTCGGCAGCCGTTCGTTCTGCGCGCTGCGCTCGGCCGACGAGGTGTCGCCGCTGCGCGCACCCGTGCTCCACGGATGCACCTCGGCGCCGAGCGCTTCGAGCGGCTGCTTCAGCGCGCGCAGCGTGTCGGCCGCGAGCGCGCGCATGGGCGTGAGCCACAGCACGGTGAGCGGTGGCGCCGCAGGGCGAGCAGTTTCCTTGCGCGCCTGCGAGAAGATCTGCAGCGCGCCGAGCCACACCGCATAGGTCTTGCCCGCACCGGTGGTCGCATGCAGCATGCCGGACTTGCCTTCAGCGACGGCCTTCCACACGTCGCGTTGAAACTTGAACGGCTTCCACCCGCGCGAGACGAACCACGCATCGAGAGCAGCCTTGACGGTCTTGCTCCTTCCCCTCCCGGGGGAAGGCTGGGATGGGGGCTCGCGGCCTTCGACGTGCAGTTGGCGATCGATACGCCGCTTGCCCCCACCCCCGCCCTCCCCCGGGAGGGGAGGGAGAAATGCGGGGTCCGTCGGGTCGGTCATGTCGGCAGCAGCGCAGCCAGCGTCTGCAGCGTGTCGGCTTCCGCCACCGGCTTGTCCTCGCGCCAGCGCAGCATGCGCGGAAAGCGCACCGCGATGCCGCTCTTGTGCCGCGTGCTGCGCGCGATGCCTTCGAAGCCCAGTTCGAACACCAGCGTCGGCTTGACGCTCTTCACCGGACCGAAGCTCTCGACGGTGGTCTTGCGGATGATCGCGTCCACGCGCCCCATCTCCGCATCGGTAAGCCCCGAGTACGCCTTGGCGAACGGCACGAGCTTGCGGTCCTCCTGCTCGGGCGGTCCGTCCCACACCGCGAAGGTGTAGTCGCTGAAGAGGCTCGCGCGGCGGCCATGGCCGCGCTGCGCGTAGATGAGCACGGCGTCGATGCTGAGCGGATCGATCTTCCACTTCCACCACACGCCCACGTCCTTCGTGCGGCCCACGCCGTACTGCGCGTCGCGGCGCTTGAGCATCATCCCTTCGACGCCCATGGTGCGCGCGGCTTCGCGCTGGCGCGCAAGGTCGGTCCAGTCGATGCCGGTGAGCATCGGGCTCGGCAGCAGCGAGGGGTGCTGCATGCGGGTGACGAGTTCGTCGAGCAGCACGCGGCGCGCCGACTGCGGCTCTGTGCGCAGGTCGCGCCCTTCCCATTCGAGCAAATCGTAGGCCAGCAACACCACGGGAATGTCGCGCAGCAGCTTGGCGCCCAGCGTCTTGCGGCCGATGCGCTTCTGCAACTCGGCGAAGGGCTGCACCTTGCCTTCACCCTCGGGTGAAGTCTCTGCCTTGCGCCACACGGCAATCTCGCCATCGAGCACCGTGCCGTCGGGCAGCGCTTCGCCCAGCGCGGCGAGCTCGGGAAAGCGATCGGTCACCAGCTCTTCACCGCGCGACCACAGCCACACCACGCCCGCGCGCTTGACGAGTTGCGCGCGGATGCCGTCCCACTTCCACTCGACGATCCAGTCGGCCGGCGGACCCAGCACCGCATCGAACTGATCGAGCGGGATGTTGAAGGGATGCGCGAGGAAGAAGGGGTATGGCTGCCCGCTGGTCTTCTGCACCTGCTCGGCATCGGACTCGGGCGCGATCAGCGTGGCGTAGTCGCCGGCCCGTGGCCGCGCGCCGATGTGCGTGTAGCCCATGAGCCGCTGCGCAACGCGCTTGGCATCGATGCCGCCCACGGCCGCGAGCGCCTGCGTGACCTGCAGCTTCGACACGCCGACGCGGAACGCGCCCGTGATGAGCTTGAAGTACACCAGCCGCTCCTCGGCCGCGAGCTGGCGCCACTGGGCGCGCAGGCGATCCGCCAGTTCTTCGGGCGCGGTCTTCGCGGCTTCGCGCAGCGGCAGCAGGTGCTGCTCGACCCAGGCTGCGAGTCCGAGGTCGTGCACCTCGGTCGGCGGCGGCAACAGCAGTGCGATGGTCTCGGCAAGATCGCCGACGGCGTCGTAGCTCTCGTCGAACAGCCACTCGGGCAAGCCCGCGGCTTCTTGCGCGAGCAGGCGCAGCAGCTTGGTGGGCACGAGTTGGCGCGGCTTGCCGCCCGCGAGAAAGTAGACGGCCCATGCGGCATCGGCCGCGTCGGCATCGCGCAGGTAGCGCTGCAACGCGGCCTGCTTGGCAAGGCTCGACGTGCTGGCGTCGAGTTCGCGGTAGAGCGCGGCGAAGGCTTTCATGTATCGGCTCCTTCCCCCTCTGGGGGAAGGTTGGCATGGGGGCTGGCAGCGTCCCCATCGAGCGCTGCTTGCCCCCTCTCCGGCCCTCCCCCAGAGGGGGAGGGAGTCTCTTGGTCGTCCTCATCGCCGTACTCGGTCTTGAAGCCCTGCGCATCGAGCCCGCTCTCGGTGAGCCACCGCACCATCACCTGCACGCTGCCGTGCGTGACGAACACGCGTTCGGCGCCGGTGCCCGCGATCGCCTGCTGCAGGCCGGGCCAGTCGGCATGGTCCGACATGACGAAGCCCCGGTCCACGCCGCGGCGGCGGCGCGTGCCGCGCAGTTGCATCCAGCCGCTCGCGAAGGCATCGGCGTAGTTGCCGAAGCGCTTCATCCACGGCGTGCCCTGCGCGGACGGCGGTGCGAGCACCAGCGCGCGCTTCAGCAGTGCCGCATCGACGCCGGGATCGGTGACACGCACCGTCTCCGGCAGCGCCACGCCGGCCGCGCGGTACACCGCGTTGAGCGGCTCGACCGCGCCGTGCACGACGATGGGCCCGATCGAGGCATCCACGCCATGCAGGATGCGCTGCGCCTTGCCGAAGGCATAGCAGAACAGCACCGACGCGCGGCCGGCCTCCGCATTCGCGCGCCACCAGGCATCGATCTCCGCGAACAGCACGGCCTGCGTGGGCCAGCGGTAGATCGGCAGGCCGAAGGTGGACTCGGTGATGAAGGTGTCGCAGGGCACGGGCTCGAAGGGCATGCAGGTGCCGTCGGGCTCGGTCTTGTAGTCGCCCGAGGCGACCCATACGCGGACGCCGTGTTCGAGCCGCACCTGCGCCGAGCCCAGCACATGGCCGGCCGGGTGCAGCGAGAGGCGCACGCCGTGGTGCTCGATGGCTTCGCCGTATGCGAGGGTCTGCAGGTTGATGTCGGCGCCGAGTCGCGTGCGCAAGGTGCCCGCGCTGTCGGTGTGCGCCAGGTAGTGCGCATGCCCGATGCGGGCATGGTCCGAATGCGCGTGCGTGATGACCGCGCGCGCCACCGGCCGCCACGGGTCGATGTAGAAATCGCCGGGCGGGCAATACAGGCCCTCGGGCCGGGCGACAACGAGATCCTGCTTGTCGGGCATGGCCGCCATCGTAGGCCCGGCCGGCCGTCGGCGCCGCCGAACGGCCGCCCCGAAGCGATGTGGGCCGGCGCCTACTTCGCTCGGCTATTTCTTGCCGCGGGCGCCCATCATGTCGAGCACGTTCATCGTCATGCCGTTGGACATCACCATGTCGCCCGGTTTCTGGCCGGGCTTGCAGGGCCCGACCCACCTGGCCTCCATGACGCTGGTGCCTTCGGTGCGGCCCATCAGCGGCGGGTTGTAGGTCGACTTGCTCTCCATGCGGTAGGTAGAGCTGAAGTCGCCCGTCATCACCGCGTGCGAGGTGGCGGTGGTGGTGCCGATCTTGCAGACCGAGTCCATCACCAGCTTGCCGCTCTCGATGCGCAGGTCCTGCTTGGCGCACATGTCCTTGCCCATGCCCTGCCCCATGTCGCGCAGCGCCTTGTCGCTGGCCGCGTCGATGCACTGTTGGACGGTGTGCCCCGCACCCTTGCCGGTGGCATCGCCGGTCTGGATTTCCCACAGGCCGGGCTTGCGCGCCGGGTAGTCGATGGCGAAGGCGGAACTGGCAGCGATGGCGCCGGCGACCATGCAGGCCACGGCAACGGAGGAACGGATCTTCATGGCGGGCTCCGCATTCGGTAGACGACGATCCCGCTTTGTACCGTCCGCACTGCCGCGGCGGAATACCGCAATCGGCCTACGCCGTGCGAGCTTGCGGCGGTGGCGCCACGGCGCCG
This region of Variovorax sp. RKNM96 genomic DNA includes:
- a CDS encoding DUF3617 family protein, whose product is MKIRSSVAVACMVAGAIAASSAFAIDYPARKPGLWEIQTGDATGKGAGHTVQQCIDAASDKALRDMGQGMGKDMCAKQDLRIESGKLVMDSVCKIGTTTATSHAVMTGDFSSTYRMESKSTYNPPLMGRTEGTSVMEARWVGPCKPGQKPGDMVMSNGMTMNVLDMMGARGKK
- a CDS encoding ATP-dependent DNA ligase, encoding MKAFAALYRELDASTSSLAKQAALQRYLRDADAADAAWAVYFLAGGKPRQLVPTKLLRLLAQEAAGLPEWLFDESYDAVGDLAETIALLLPPPTEVHDLGLAAWVEQHLLPLREAAKTAPEELADRLRAQWRQLAAEERLVYFKLITGAFRVGVSKLQVTQALAAVGGIDAKRVAQRLMGYTHIGARPRAGDYATLIAPESDAEQVQKTSGQPYPFFLAHPFNIPLDQFDAVLGPPADWIVEWKWDGIRAQLVKRAGVVWLWSRGEELVTDRFPELAALGEALPDGTVLDGEIAVWRKAETSPEGEGKVQPFAELQKRIGRKTLGAKLLRDIPVVLLAYDLLEWEGRDLRTEPQSARRVLLDELVTRMQHPSLLPSPMLTGIDWTDLARQREAARTMGVEGMMLKRRDAQYGVGRTKDVGVWWKWKIDPLSIDAVLIYAQRGHGRRASLFSDYTFAVWDGPPEQEDRKLVPFAKAYSGLTDAEMGRVDAIIRKTTVESFGPVKSVKPTLVFELGFEGIARSTRHKSGIAVRFPRMLRWREDKPVAEADTLQTLAALLPT
- a CDS encoding ligase-associated DNA damage response DEXH box helicase — protein: MTDPTDPAFLPPLPGEGGGGGKRRIDRQLHVEGREPPSQPSPGRGRSKTVKAALDAWFVSRGWKPFKFQRDVWKAVAEGKSGMLHATTGAGKTYAVWLGALQIFSQARKETARPAAPPLTVLWLTPMRALAADTLRALKQPLEALGAEVHPWSTGARSGDTSSAERSAQNERLPTVLVTTPESLSLLLARADASQVLGRVKMVVVDEWHELLGNKRGVQVQLALARLKRWNPGLAIWGMSATLGNLQEAMHSLLGHDEGVLVQGQVPKKLVIDSLLPGRAERFPWGGHLGLTMLPQVIEEIAASSTTLVFTNTRSQAEIWYQAMLEAKPEWAGTIALHHGSLDRAVREWVELGLKSGELKAVVCTSSLDLGVDFLPVERVLQIGSPKGVARLLQRAGRSGHAPGRPSRITLVPTHSIEMVEGAAARTAIAEGHIEARHSPDQPLDVLVQHLVTVALGGGFVPDDLYDEVRGTVAYETLSRESWQWCLDFVSQGGQSLAVYPDYKRAVPDAEGVWRVPDARLARRHRMNIGTIVSDASMAVQYLGGSKIGNVEEGFVARMKPGDCFLFGGRLLELVRIHDMTAWVRRATGKRAAVPRWNGGRMPLSNTLADAVVQQLALAGEGHYDSPELQCVRPLLEIQQQWSALPTPQTLLAETLKTREGSHLFLYPFAGRHVHLGLASLLAWRVAQHEARTFSIAVNDYGFELLSATEVDWPALLPQVLRLPESEGDTDARTVLLHEVLASLNAGELAQRRFREIARVSGLIFQGYPGEKRSSRQLQASSSLFWEVFRKYDPSNKLLLQAEQELLSQELEIGRLRASLERMATQQLVLKPLERPTPFSFPLMVELFREKLSNENVADRIARMVEQLEKAAGGVVTAGGVERVKSTLAFGQEGPGKPPKPRRERRRPSRPLPPL
- a CDS encoding ligase-associated DNA damage response exonuclease, which translates into the protein MPDKQDLVVARPEGLYCPPGDFYIDPWRPVARAVITHAHSDHARIGHAHYLAHTDSAGTLRTRLGADINLQTLAYGEAIEHHGVRLSLHPAGHVLGSAQVRLEHGVRVWVASGDYKTEPDGTCMPFEPVPCDTFITESTFGLPIYRWPTQAVLFAEIDAWWRANAEAGRASVLFCYAFGKAQRILHGVDASIGPIVVHGAVEPLNAVYRAAGVALPETVRVTDPGVDAALLKRALVLAPPSAQGTPWMKRFGNYADAFASGWMQLRGTRRRRGVDRGFVMSDHADWPGLQQAIAGTGAERVFVTHGSVQVMVRWLTESGLDAQGFKTEYGDEDDQETPSPSGGGPERGQAALDGDAASPHANLPPEGEGADT